From the Raphanus sativus cultivar WK10039 unplaced genomic scaffold, ASM80110v3 Scaffold0415, whole genome shotgun sequence genome, the window AGTAACCCTTGAGGTTTTGGGGCACAAATTAAGTTTTGCTCAGGTATGATGATGAATGACTCGTAGTATATATATTCCTTGAGTAAGATTTAAAGTTGATGTTTTTTTGCTCTTCCTAACGCTATGTTGTCATGATTACGTGGAAGGATCCAAACTCGAAGCATCTAGGAACAACCGTGTGGGATGCATCCATGGTGTTTGCCAAATATCTGGTATTATCCTTATCCCTAATGAAAGGATTTGCTATTtgatatttatcaaaaaaaaaaaaagagattaagtCCTTGGAGTGTGTGGTTTAGATTTTGTAGAAGTATAGGTCACACTTAATCAATAATTTATTGTACTCCGGTGATACTTTTGATAGGTTTGGTTTGTGATCTGGTTCTTTAAATGATCACAAACCTATTAAGCTTATAAGTTGTCTCGTCGAACATTTCAGGGGAAAAATTGCAGGAAGGGAAGGTTTAGTCCGTCTAAACTGAAAGGGAAACG encodes:
- the LOC130502080 gene encoding uncharacterized protein LOC130502080, which encodes MDPARVNSPSTCTVTLEVLGHKLSFAQDPNSKHLGTTVWDASMVFAKYLGKNCRKGRFSPSKLKGKRVIELGAGCGVAGFALAMLGSDVVSTDQKEVLPLLKRNVE